GGGCATTATGCCATCTGCATTTCATCATCTCGATCTTTCGCCAAAACAACTCGATCACTACCTGCGCCTGCTCGTCGTCATCGCCGCGCCGGTTTGCGGCAAAACAGAAAATGAGCCGCCCTCCCAGCCGCTGGACGTCTGGGGCGAGTGGCAGCGCTTCGCACAGGCCTTCGCACACAGCCGCGATCCCGTGCACGACCGGGCCGCGCCCTATGCCGTGGTGCGCCTGTTTCCGCCCACGCTGGAAAATCTCCGGCATGCGCTCGCGTTTGGCGACGAAAACAGCGCCTATCAAATCCTCCACTTCATCGGCCATGGCAGCGCCGGGGGCCTCGCGTTCGAAGACGAATTCGGCCGCGAGCAATTCGTGCCGGTGGCCGAACTCGTCGCCGCCTGCAAAAACTCGCGCCTCAAGCTCGTGGTGCTCAACGCCTGCGAAACCCGGCCCCTTGCCCAAGCCCTGCAAGCCGCCGGCATCCCCAGCGTGATCGGCACCCACGCGCCGATTGCCGACCTCGTGGCAAAAACCTTCAGCGAAACCTTTTACAGCCGCCTCGCCCTCGGCCAATCTCTCAAAACCGCCTTCACCGCCACGCAGGAAATTTTAGCCGGCAAATTTGGCAAACAGGCGGCGCAAAATCTCTCGCTCCTGCAGCTCAGCGACCAAACCCTGGCGCTGCCCCGGCAACCGGCCAGCGATTATAAACTCATCGACAACGAGCCGCCGAACAACTTGCCGCTGCTGCAGTACACCCGCCACTTTGCCGGCCGCGGGCCCGAGCTGGTGCAAATCGGCCAATGGCTGGCCGAACGACCCGAGGCAGTGATCGCGCTCTCCGGTGTCGGCGGCATCGGCAAGTCCAGCCTGGCCACCATGGCCGCGCTGCGCCACAGCCACCGCTTCGCGGCAGTGATCTTTGTCACGGCCAGAGACGACCCGCAAAATTTTGGCGTCGAAAAAATCGTGCAGACCATCGATGTGGAGTGCGGCATCGACTGTCCTCCCGCAGCCACGCCGGAAAAGCGCCAGCAGGCCGCGTTGCGCCTGTTGAACAGCAAGCCGCTGCTGCTGGTTTTGGATAATTTGGAAACGCTTTCCGATGCAGCCACCACCGCACTGGGAAATTTTTTGCGCCAGCTCGATCCCCGGCAGGGCAGCGTGGCTTTGCTCACCTTGCGGCCGCGGCACAAGGATCCGCTCACCACCCTGGCGGGCAATTGCCTGCTGACGGTGGAAGCGCTCGACCTGTTCAGCGCCTGCCTGCTCGTGCACAATCTGGCCGGCGAAAAATTGCTGCCGAAATTCGAGCCGCGCCAGCCGGCAGCCAGTGAAAAGCCGCTGCTGCTGGCGCTGGCGCAACACCTCGGTTATCGCGAAACCGCTTTGCCCCTGCTCGCCGCGGTGTATGATCTCGCGAAGGACTGCCATTGCCATCCCCGACTGGTGGAGCTGGCCCTCGGTGATTTGCGCCGGGGCACCACCTCGTTTAGCGCGGTGCGGCAGCATTTGCAAACGCTCTCCGGCAAAGATTTGCAGGCTGCGGTGGAGGACATGCTGGGCCGCATGCTGGCTGCCCTGCAAGCCGAAGCGCCGGCTGCCCTGGCCCTGTTGCAGACCATGACCATCTTTCGCGGGCCCGCGGAGGTGGCCGCGCTGGCTGCGGTGCATGGCAGCGAAGAGCCGGAGGCGTTCAAAGAGGCCCTGAACGCGGCGGAGGACAGCTCCCTGCTCAGCGCGGAAAATGAGCGGGTTTGGTTGCACTCGCTCACCGCGCAGTTTTTGGAAAAGCAAGCGCCGCTGCCCCCAGCCACGGCGCACGCTTGCCGCCGGCGCCACGCCGAGTATTATTTGAAAAAGGCGCGGCAGTACAAAAAGAGCAACATGGAGCACTGGCGCGATTTTGACGTGGATTGGGACAACATTGCCGCAGCCGCCGATTGGGTGGCAGCCTTGCCGGTGGAACAGAAGGAGCAGGCCGAATTGGTGGGTGATTTTGCCCTTGCGGTTAAAGAAATCGTTTTTCGGCGCAAGCTTCCGGCGGAAAAATGGCTGCTTGCCGGCGCCGCTGCCTTTGTGCGTTTGGGCAACAAAAAGAACGAAGCCTTAATGTACAACCAGATCGGCCTGATTTATGACGCCCGTGGCGACTACGACGCGGCCCTGGAGTGGTATCAGAAAGATTTGGAAATCACAGAAGCGCTGGGTGATCGCGCCGGACTCGCCACTTCCTACAATAACATCGGCCTGATTTACAAAGCCCGTGGCGACTACGACGCGGCCCTGGAGTGGTATCAGAAAAGTGTGGACATTCAAGAAGCGCTGGGTGATCGCGCCGGACTCGCCGCTTCCTACAATAACATCGGCGGGATTTACGACGCCCGTGGCGACTACGACGCG
Above is a window of candidate division KSB1 bacterium DNA encoding:
- a CDS encoding tetratricopeptide repeat protein → MPSAFHHLDLSPKQLDHYLRLLVVIAAPVCGKTENEPPSQPLDVWGEWQRFAQAFAHSRDPVHDRAAPYAVVRLFPPTLENLRHALAFGDENSAYQILHFIGHGSAGGLAFEDEFGREQFVPVAELVAACKNSRLKLVVLNACETRPLAQALQAAGIPSVIGTHAPIADLVAKTFSETFYSRLALGQSLKTAFTATQEILAGKFGKQAAQNLSLLQLSDQTLALPRQPASDYKLIDNEPPNNLPLLQYTRHFAGRGPELVQIGQWLAERPEAVIALSGVGGIGKSSLATMAALRHSHRFAAVIFVTARDDPQNFGVEKIVQTIDVECGIDCPPAATPEKRQQAALRLLNSKPLLLVLDNLETLSDAATTALGNFLRQLDPRQGSVALLTLRPRHKDPLTTLAGNCLLTVEALDLFSACLLVHNLAGEKLLPKFEPRQPAASEKPLLLALAQHLGYRETALPLLAAVYDLAKDCHCHPRLVELALGDLRRGTTSFSAVRQHLQTLSGKDLQAAVEDMLGRMLAALQAEAPAALALLQTMTIFRGPAEVAALAAVHGSEEPEAFKEALNAAEDSSLLSAENERVWLHSLTAQFLEKQAPLPPATAHACRRRHAEYYLKKARQYKKSNMEHWRDFDVDWDNIAAAADWVAALPVEQKEQAELVGDFALAVKEIVFRRKLPAEKWLLAGAAAFVRLGNKKNEALMYNQIGLIYDARGDYDAALEWYQKDLEITEALGDRAGLATSYNNIGLIYKARGDYDAALEWYQKSVDIQEALGDRAGLAASYNNIGGIYDARGDYDAALEWYHKSVDIQEALGDRAGLAASYNNIGLIYDARGDYDAALEWYQKSVDIQEALGDRAGLATSYNNIGGIYHARGDYDAALEWYQKSLEIREALGDRAGLAASYNNIGLIYDARGDYDAALKWHQKSLEIREA